ctaagaagagttctgttcttttaattggtgaaggttccaatcctaagaaaaggaagaggaactcttccaagaagaagaaagtaggtgagaaaatgccggttccaccaaaagctgaagaccccaagagcaaagttgtttgctttcactgtaacaaggtggggcactagaagagaaactgcaaggtttaccttgcagaattgaagaagaagaagggtagtgagactaccgcttctgattcaggtatgttcatgatagaagtgaatatgtcattaagccaaatttctacttgggtattagataccgcctgtggttctcatatctgcaatttgttgcagggagcaaggagaagtaggactcttgaggaagaggaggtgattctactgatgggaaatggagcaagagttgctgctgaagatgtagaatcatttcatttacatatgcctacgggcaagactattgttttaaataattgttattttgttccctcgattgtgaggaatattattcccatgttagacttggctggattttcatttattatttagaataatgaatgttctattcttagagataatattctttatggacgtggtaatttaaataatggtctgtattaatatgacataatttacttcagattgaacaaactaataaaagaaaagggatgatgaaaatctcacttcattgtggcactgcagtctccatttagtggacatggagagagggctgcaaatttgctaggaatggtacatacagatgtatgtggaccaatgtctaagcaagccatgggtggattttcatacttcattactttcatggataatagatctagattcagatatgtgtttgatgaaacacaagtctgaagcctttaaaaagttcaaagagtataagtatgaagtggagaaacaaccaaacatggtattataactcttcgatcagatcgaggtggtgaatattTTAAAGGaatgtttctagattatctcaaagtaaatggtatagtctcccagtggactcctccagattggtatctgaaaggagaaatcgaactttgttagacatagttcggtccatgatgagctatgagaatcttccagtattcctatggggttatgcattggaaaccttaGCATACTTACTGAATAAgttgccttccaaatctgttcctcaaactccatatgagatatggaaagaaaggaaaccgagtcttaaacacgttaagatttggggatgtccagcttatgtcaagaaagttgacccagataagctggaatatcgatcggtaaaatgtagttttgtgggatatcctaaagagactttagggtattacttttacaccgatcatcgggtgtttgtctccaaacatgctaccttcttggaaaaggagtttatccttgaaggaaacagtgggagcaaaattgaacttgatgaagtttaagaagcacaaactactacggatcaagtggaaacacctgttctgactgaacaaccttttgtggaacagcccattcataggtcagggagaatgtctcgccaacctgagaggtaatatggccttgtcattgagaatgacaatgagttgtcgatcattgatgatgacgaccctgtgacctataatgaggctatgagtagtgttgactcagagaaatggcatagtgccatgaaatccagaatggaatctatgtatatggtATATAAAAGATatattatagcagatggccaggtggagacctataaggccaggcttgtggaaaaaggattcaaacaaaggcaatggattgactttgatgaaaccttttacctgtagccctgttaaaatcagttcggattttgcttgcgattgccgcttactacgactatgagatcttgCAAATAgacagatggttttctttccaagagaaaagaaaacctagtgtgtaagctgctgcgaaccatatgtggtttaaagcaagcttctcgaaagatggaacattcgttttgatgagacaatcaaagagtttgattttatcaaaaacgtagatgaaccatgcgtctacaaaagggttagtgggagcgtggtaacatttcttgtattgtatttaaatagagttgacacacataacaacatagcagacccactcacaaagctactttatgaaagtcactttgatcgtcataaagactagatgggtattagataccagagtgattggctttagtacaagtgggagattgaaaggaatatgtcctatatccaatcatgtattaggatttaggaataactccctgtgtaatctgttttgatttcattgatattaataaaagacttgttttgtttttattacgggctttatctatttaagtgtttaaataagatataccatagtttagagtaaagctttttatggattatgatgagatcataatagtgagacctaaaagatgataactctaaacttaaatagttcctggtcgtaggattactaactggtaattaataatccgcagagatcggtacatactatgcttgcttcattttgaaggatgtctgttctcatagacatttgtgtggtgacactatagctagtatgtaggtgcttattatagaataagttcactgaacatgactcgcccagctgaacaactgatggagttcactcacgtgtcagcagttgttcacatagtgatagttgtacaagtatccttagacttgaggtcatcatagtcatcttgtgtacactgaactatgctttggtttagttcttagtctccagggacaattattagggctctactgggtataggaatttgtacacgaagatagtgtatgatcaataaaggatctaccccttccagtgaaggaagcgaatgttcaaggctgatccacttatgctatttcaggaatctctggccagagtgaatgaaattagaaaggagtttctaatttgcatagaactacgcatagtaaatggtaagcaagtgattgaattagataggcttgacacgtgatccatgccttatatttaattgggacattgtagggtagaaggagtttattgtacggtaactattcactaaataggttcttgatattctaagcagtgaattcgtattatccggatagtcgcgatatgctgaaaagtatccctcacgatgtagaataaatatgattaattaattaatcatatttaataaattagagaatttatataaataatgataaaatagttttattattatttatttctactaccggcttaatattgaacttacagggtcacaccataaaaagagaatgatttaatggtggaggaattaattaataatggctgataattatttatttatgaaataaataattaattggaaaatttaataattgattaaatgagatttaattgattataaattaattaagaaaagttcttaatattattaattaagaatttaatttttggaaattaaatcaagagagagaattatttctaaagtgtttagaaaaaggattaataattaaaaggtgttttaattattaataagaataataaatgggttaataataataatattttatgggaaaatttcagctaaaaattttgcctataaatatactattataaaccctattttcattcttgaccaaaaacccaaaagtttttagaaaaccaaattctctccacctcctcctcctccttaacgtcgttttcttggtggataccggtggagtgcttcacgtttgaggagcagctactaaggatctccgatcgttgctcttggatcacatattaaaggttagtaatcgatccatatgtttttaccgtgatttatatgcttttatttggattttgtatgtgtaaaagtgttttaccatgcctccgctgcgattaaaaatctaACACAAACTGCAAAGAAAGATTTATGAGAAGGTTCCAGTGTCAAACTACAGTATACATGAAGAACATAACAAATACTATGCATTTTTGAAGTGTTTGAGCAGGAAGAAAGATGAGTTGAAGGTTCACTAACTAACTTGATGAATTGTGTCGTGGTAGAAGTCATATATCATGAGAGCATGTGCTAGGCTTTCAGAAAAACCATGAGAGATACCAATGTTTGCATCAGAATACTCCTTGTATGGGAATGCATAATAGTGACCCATAGCTGCGAGGAGCATTTCGACACAGAGTATAAAATTCTGATATTCAGCAGCTTCCTTTGTATCTTTTGACAGGGTAAAAGCGACCCGGCTAGGATCCAAACTGGATCCAAAGGATATCAGGCTCAACCGATAAAccaagacccccctctcccaggaCAATCAAGTGGAGAGACCAGGCCCGGGTCAACCCATGACCCGGGTCATCTGCCAACCCGGATCCAGCCCATAacctggatcacctgcctaccTGAATCCGGATCTGGGCCAAGATCACCATCAGGGGGGTCCTGCAAGCACATTCACAttccacaacccgccaaggaagggtacgtgggcacgtgacgatgacagctatcaacaaccaacacaccaGACAAGCGCGACGCGTGTCACAGGGCCGTTATGACACCCTGAAAGTGGTCCTCCCCTAGACACGTGTAGGCAATtcacccaagccaggcgtcctctgctcccaagatccaacggccctgatttagaggtaataacccctaaaccctacctttgggctatatatacccccaaggatgaagggtttaggggttagaaaaACATTCACACTTTGGCACACTCACTCTCACACATCCATATACACACAGCAACCTTTCTATTACACACATAaatcttcatcttctccaaaccctattcttattcttacaccggaggcgccgtgggagccaaacccccccttccggtgttgttttgcagataTCCAACCAGCAACTACACCTCATTCATacccagaaggtccaggaacggcaTAGGACGAAGCCGCCAACTCACCGGAGTTTTCATTTGGCACTAGAAAGAGGGTCCAGGAACAAAacttctgatgaccgaccgaaagggagtttccatcaggagaaaaagttcaaacaaaCCAACCAAAACCAGCAGACCAATGTTGTGCAAAACACTCCAATATTTCAAAGACTGGGTCCTAAGACGGAATCTAAAAGCGACCCTGGTAGAGCCTAGGCAAGAACCAGACTGGACACCACTAAACAGGACCCGGGAAGAAATACTGAAGGAGATAAAGGGGAAGCCATTTTATTATCCTCCAAAGCCCATGCAGACTCCCCCGGAGAGCAAGCCTTACAACAGGCAGTGCGACTATCATGTAACCCATGGGCACAAAACTGAAAATTGTCTTTCCCTCAAATACTTCATCGAAGATCAAGTTAAGAAGGGAAACCTAAATCAATACATCTCCCGGGAGATAAATCAGAAAGAAGTAAGGCAAAGGAGAGGAAAGAATGTAGTAAATGTGGTCCTAGGAGGGTCGCACTCTCCCCTTAGGAGCCCAGGCTCAAGAGATGAAGTACTGTCCATccaatcctacccggagatgctgatctcattcagcagcaaagattatgaaggggtcaaccCTAACCACAATGAAGCTTTGTTAGTGACGCTTgacatctttgataatgaagtaagaaggATGCTGATAGATAATGGATCTTCAGTAAACATACTTTTCAATCATACCGTGGACCggatgaagcttgggagcgtacGCTCCAATGAATGCCAAGAGGACCCTCTGTATGGGTTTGGAAACAACTTGGTCCCGATCTAGGGAACTTTATACTTGCCAGTGATATTTGGATCAGCCCCGAACCAAGTAACCCATGTGATAAAATTCTACGTGATCAACACTCCCTCATCCTATAACGGCATAATCGGGAGCTCAGCCCTGaccaggatccaagcaatcacctccatatcaTACTTGAAAATAAAATTCCCAACACCAACCGGGGTAGGAGAAATCAAGGGAGACTATGAGATCACGGAAAGATGTTATAGCCAAGCTCTGTTAATGGCGGAAACTCATCAAGACAACAAGAGAAAGGTCGTGGTACTTCGGAAACAAcaaagtattaagaaacatcgccAACACTCAAGAGATGATGCGAGAAAAGAAGTCCAGATCATAGAATCCATACCAGATCCAAAAGCAACCAAACCAAGCTCAGATgagcaaaaaagcaaccaagtcacatAAGAGATTGAATTGAGCCTAGGCCTTGGCCAGGCCAACCctactgtgcaagcaaccaacccGGAAGTAAGTGAAGAAGGGAAAAGCAACCACAAAGAGATGACAGCCCAGGGTCAGATCTATATGAAGAAGAATACAGAGGCCCGGATCCAGCAGTTGGTATCAAATATGGATCAATCCAAGATAGAGGCTGCTGTAGAAACAGAAACAATTCTGATCAATGCAAGTGATCCTTCTAAGAAGGTAAAGATAGGATCCGGGCTCGAGGCTAATTTCAGAAAAGACTTGGTATCACTACTCCAAGGATACTCTGATATATTTTCTTGGACCCCAAAAGACATGCCCGggttggatgaatccatagcaatgcacagcttGGACGTCAACCCATTGACGAAACCAgtcaagcaaaagagaagaaattttacCCCAGAGAGGCAGAAAACAATAGATGAAAAAATTGAGAAACTACTCAAAGCTGGGATAATATGCGAAGTCAAGTACCCGGAATGGTTGGCAAATGTTGTGATGGTGAAAAAGGCAAACGGGAAACGGAGAATGTGTATCTACTACAAAGACTTGAAcagtgcatgccccaaagacccctaccccttgccaaatattgatcaattgatcaACGTAACGTCCGGGCACGTAATGCTGAGTTTCATGTacgcctactcggggtacaaccaAATCAAGATGAATCCCAAGGATATCCTAAAGACAGACTTCATCACCCACAGGGCGGTATATGCCTATGTGATGCTGCCTTTCGGATTGACTAATACGGGAACAACCTACCAGAGAGCAATGACTAAAATCTTCAAAGaccagattggaaggaacctggaatcctATGTCAATGACatgattgaaaagtctacaagCATCCCCGGGCACATAGGAGACCTGAGAGAGTGCTTTGacaacttgagaaaatactcactcaggctcaatccagaaaagtgcacattcggagtaggggcaggaaaattTCTTGGATTCATTATAAGCGACCGgggaattgaagccaacccaaaaaagataaaggcaatccaaGAGATGAGGCCTCCCAGaacacaaaaagatgtgcagaagctagcagggtcACTGGCTGCACTCAAAAGATTCATCTCAATGTTAGCTGAGAgatgcctacccttctttgaccagttaaaaggagcaaccaacaagagagAAGTTGATTGGAGCCCAgaatgccaaagcgcatttgaagaaatcaaaaggtACCTTTCTCAACCCCTTGTGTTAACCAAAGCCCAATCCGGGGAGCCCCTATCCCTTTACCTATCAGCAGGGGCCCTGGCAGTTGGGGCAACCTTGAGCATGGAAGAGAATGGCAAACAgcaaccagtttattatgtgagccaagtgcAAAAAGATGCGGAGACCCGATACCCAAGGCTAGAAAAGTTTTCTTTTGCCTTGGTTACAGCATCCAGGAAGCTCAGGCACTACTTCCAGGGAAAGGAGATACGGGTGGTAACTAACCAACTcttaaggaagataatacacaagccagataTCTCAGGAAGATTGGTAAATTGGGCGGTTGAGCTGAGTCAATTCAATTTGAGTTTCATTTCAAGAACagcaatcaaagcccaggctctagccgatttcatcatagaatgcaaTTTCCCGGAAGAAGAGCATGTGCCCATGAGCATTGACCCTGAGAGAAACATTGATCAAGACATAGGagcctgggctctcaaagttgatggttcttcaacaaatgaaagatcaggagccgggctcatcctaaagagcccagaAAGATTCAAAATCCAAACAGCAATCTCCTTCGGCTTTTCGGCAACAAACAACCAAGCGGAATATGAGGCCCTGATAGCAGGATTGAAGCTAGCCAAAACCCTCAGGATCCAGGATCtaaaaatctacagcgactcgcAGATCGTAGTAAAGCAAAAAAATGACGAGTTcatagccaaggatccagttctagccaaGTACCAGGCTCTGATCTAAAGCTACCTCGCCTTGATACCCAAAACTCAAGTCATTCAAATCTGCAGAGAGGAGAATTCAGAGGCTGATACACTATCTAAACTTGTTCAAAATTCATCAGACCTGGATTTctccgtctacttcgaagaattgcATAGACCAAGCATAGAGTCTGAAGAGGTCATGGAAATAGAAAACACCCTGAATTGGATGACTCCATTTATCAACTACTTGGAGAAGGGAGAGCTCTCGGAAGATAAAGGGAAGGCTCAAAGGTTAAAAGCCGTAGCTGCAAAATTCTTCATCGAAGAGGGTATACTCTATCGCCGGACCTTCTCATCCCCAATCCTGAAGTGCATAGGCCCAGGGGAGGCAAAACATTGTCTTATGCAAGTTCATGAAGGAACATGCGGGGATCATATGTCCGCaaaggccctagctcataagatcataagacaagggTACTACTGGCCAACTATCCACCAGGATGCAATAGATTTTGTGAAAAAAATGCAAAGAATGCCAGCTTTTCAGCAATATGACCCGAATGAGCCCAATCCTATCCTCTTCAGTCTTGTCACTAATCCCATTTGCTCTATGGggcattgatatcatgggacctTCTCCAGGGCcaaaggagacctcaggtacttgCTACTCTCAATTGATTATATGACAAAATGGGTAGAAGCAAAGGCCATTAGAACAATAGACCATCAAGATTGCATCAAATTCATGGACAACATCCTGATGAGGTTCGGAATCCCGAGAGTAATGGTCTTAGATAATGGGCCACAGTTCATTGGATCGGAATTTGAATCCTACCTTCAAGAGCGGGGTATCCGACACAAGAAATCATCTGTAGCCTACCCGCAAGGGAATGGCCAAGTTGAAGTAACCAACCGGATCCTTCTCTGGGGGATCGAGAAGAGGCTCAGGGAATgcaaaaccaaatggccagaagaGCTGCCTAATGTACTTTGGGTATACAAAACAAGCCCCCGAACAAGCACATGAAATACACCCTTCAAACTGGCTTATGGAACTGAAGCTatgctaccaattgaagtaggaaccccctcccatcgagcaatcaaCTTTGATAAAATAGCAAACGAGGAGGGGCTCAGAACAAATATTGAGCTAATTAATGAAGTACGAGACCAGGTGGTGGCAAGGATGGAGAAGTACAAGGAAAAAACTAAAGAGCACTTCACCAAGAAGTCCGGGGTCAAAAACTTCCAAGTCGGAGACCTGGTTCTTCGAGACACGGAAGCCTCAGACCCTACCAAAACTGGGAAGCTAATGCCAATGTGGGAAggcccatacaaagtcaagaAAGTTCTAAGGCCAGGCACATACAAGCTCATGAATATGGATGAATCTGAGATCCCAAATACTTGGCATGGACTCAGACTCAGAAAATTTTACCAGTAGAAGAAGCAACCACAAGCAACCaaaacttgtagcctatggcGAGGAACCAATCTATGATCCTATATTTTTTATGAGGAAAATTTCAAgtcaatgaaaagaattttctTAGAAAGTTTTTACTTTTAAATTACTAGTAAAGAAAGCAAAAAACAATCTGGATATAGCCTTATAACCGGGTTCGAAGAAAAAAACAAAAGCAACCACTATTTGCTTAGAAAATTTCCAAGTAAACAGAGCAATCATCAATCCGGATATGGTATCATACCCAGATTGAAAGAAAATTCAAAAGCAAAAAAGCAACCCGGATAAACATTTGAATATGGGTTGaaaacaaccattatgtactcagattctaagtacataaagcaaataagcaaacatcaaccCGGGTTGAtatcatacccggattgaaagcaagTTCAAAAGCAAAAAAGCAACCCGGACAAGCATTCGAATTCGGGTTGaaaacaaccattatgtactcagattattttctaagtacataaagAAAATATGAAAACATCAACCCGGGTTGATATCATACCCGAattgaaagcaaatttaaaagcaaaaatcAACCCGGACAAGCGTTCGAATCCGGGTTGAAAATAACCATTACGTACTCAGAATTATTTTCTAACTACATAAAGATAAGCAAATATCAATCCGAGTTGGtatcatacccggattgaaagtaAATTCAAAAGCAAAGTCCACCCGGATAAGGCTTCATACCCGGATTAACCCGGCTATAAACCCGATCCGGGTTGGGGGACATACCCACAGTCCGGATTAAAAGCAGAAATAGTTCCGGATGAAGTAGCCTACCCGGACAAGAAGAGaagaaaacattttctaaaatggAAGTACGAGGAAAAGGAAGTAAAAGTTTAAAACATAATCTGGAATGCCATCAATCTGGAACCAATCCAAATATTAAAATAGTTCAAATTCAAATACGAAAATCACAAATCCTAAGAAACGAGAATTACATGGGCAAGGCCTGAAAAGCTTAATAAAGCTGCATCAGATCTAAAGGAAGCTAGGGTTGGGGCCGTCATAAGGTTCCGGTTCCCCCTTACCCTGCTCAATAGGTGCCTTGGCCGCCAGGAATTCTTGGATAAAGCTGTCCAAGGAAGCAAAGGGGTTGGTTTTGATATGCCATTCAGCAACAACCCAGGATCTGCGAACCTCGGGCACCCCGGCTTGGGCAACCTCAAAGTCATACACATCACTGGCCTTGAACTCAACAATGATGGCTTTCTTGTTCAAATCCTCCTTAGCGGCAAGCTCGCTGTTCAGCTTCTCCACCTCCTTAGCAAGACCATCAGCCCGGTCCTTTTCTTCTTTCAGCTTCTCGTTCAATCCGGATTCCACCGTCCGAAATCTCTCCTGGGCCTCGTCAAGCTCATCCTTCAAGTTATCATCCCGTAACTTCTCAGCCCTAGTCCGGTTGTTGGCCTCCCGGATCTCTGTGAAAGCAACGTCCGAACAGATGGAAATGGTGCTCCCGAGCTGAGAAAAGACGAAAAAGAAACTAAGTACCGAATAAATTGGGGGGCACAACCCAGAACTAAAACCATGGAAATTTAATTACCTGCCCCCACTGTCCAGTTACCCTCTTCAAAGAAGCAGCCATGTTGTATCCTTCCACTTCCTCCCAGTCTTCCACAGAGGGGATGCTAGACATGAACCCGGCTAGATCGACCAAGGTCTTGGTCCCTATCTTCACAGCGACCCCGTCTGGTCCTTTTCCTTCTGAGTCGCAGATGACCCGGTCGGAGACAACAGCTTTGCCCCGGGGGGGCTTACCCGGAAATGACTTTCTCTTTTTAGAAGCAGGGGCCTCATCCCCGAAAATCTCCTGGACATCCGGTTCATCAGTCAATGGCACATTGGCCGTGATTCCGGATCCGGTCCCAGGAGCCCCCTTTGTTGTCTTGTAAGCCAGTCCCAAAGAGTTGAAAGCTGCTGCATAAGCTGAAGAAGACATTATTGCCCTGAAGGAAGGATTGTAATGCAGCAAACCTACAAGAGAAAAAAGAGAATTGTCAGGATGGAGAAAATAAATCTACTGGACTAAGCAATCAAAACCGGGAAGCAAATACCATAAGGACCCAGACCAATTAACAACATTTTTTAGCATAATCTAAAAGGGGAAACATGCCAAGATCCGGACCGACATGCAAAGCAGTAAACCTGGATCAAGGGACAGCAAATAAGGCCGTGATCCGGATCAACAAGCAAAGCAAGAGATCCGGATCAAAAGTAAACACTTTTTCTAAATGGATTACAAGGCACATAAGGACAAGATCCGGATCAACACGCAAAGCAGTAAACCCGGCTCAAGGGACAACAAATAAGGCCGTGATCCGGATTAACAAGAAAAGCAAGAGATCTGAATCAAAGGCAATCATTTAATCTAAACGAGTTAAATCAAATCAAATAAGACCAAAATCTGGGTCGACAGGAAAGGAAAAACCCGGATCGACGAGGAACTTACATTCAAGTTGGAACAGCAATTTGTGATTCATAAAGGTGTCCCGGTTGGCTGGAACCCGAGACTACCATAAAATTTCCTTATTTGATCAACAGCCTCCCCCTCCAAGATTTCCGGGTTGAACTTCGTTTGAACTTCCCCAGTGGTAAAATAGGGGAGGAATTCCAGGTCGAAGCCTTTCAATATTATAATCTCCCTGTTCCAGTGTTTCAACGAGGTCTGGTGCATGACCGGCTTGGCCCCACCCGGACCGAAGCCACACTCGGCTGCCCGGAACCTAAGCTCATAGAAGGGCTTCTGGCTTGATCTAGAGAGATAGAAAATCTGATGGAACAATTTGAATGTGGGCAGGAGCCCGGCCTTGTTACAGCAGGCTATGAACCAGGTCATAGACTTAATGCTATTTGGGGTGATTTACATCGGGGAAATCTTGAAAATATACTTGCACAAATGTTTAATAAACATGTGGCAACGAGGGCATCACCCGGACCTTAAGTGCTCCAGCCATACCAGGACGAAGCCATCCGAGGGGCGGTGGAAAATCCTCTCGTGGGGTTCCGGCCACCTCCACTCAATATCAGGAGTTAACTGAAATATGGACCGGATTGCTTTGTCCATGTCGACCGGGTCGGCTTCCGCATAGAAGTCCTTCAATTGGTAGTGGTCTCGGCTAATTACGAATGCAGAAAAAGCATCCTCTATAGCACCATGATCGTACACTCCCGGATGGCCATCCTCATGCCTCTCATATCTAACCAGAGCATAGTAAATGCTATTTTCGAACTCGGTAGGTTTCCTGACAAAGTGGTATTTAATGTGGGACCAACGACCTTCAGGCATAAAGAGAACCGAGTTTTCCAGGAGCCTCTTGAACCGGAAGCTTGTAATTGTTCCCACGGATCCGGACCCCTTCTTCACCATCTCGCCCCGGGTCTGTTCTCTTCCCGAAGAATCCGGATCACTATCGTCTCCAGAAAAGGATGGGTAGAAGTTAAAGACTCTCCTAGCTCGCTCCTTgatccggaccatatacctattaaaatgaaggtcagttagcctgggccctacagattttatttgttttgctaAGCGGTCCGGATCAAGTACGTTATGCTAGTTTTACCATAACCTAATGATCTGGACcaccaatgcaagtccaacccggaaaaacatcaaAGATCCGGATCATGTTAACTACAAGCCAAAAAATCAAAAAGCCATGGACC
This sequence is a window from Apium graveolens cultivar Ventura chromosome 9, ASM990537v1, whole genome shotgun sequence. Protein-coding genes within it:
- the LOC141685295 gene encoding uncharacterized protein LOC141685295, yielding MLPIEVGTPSHRAINFDKIANEEGLRTNIELINEVRDQVVARMEKYKEKTKEHFTKKSGVKNFQVGDLVLRDTEASDPTKTGKLMPMWEGPYKVKKVLRPGTYKLMNMDESEIPNTWHGLRLRKFYQ